A region of the Dasypus novemcinctus isolate mDasNov1 chromosome X, mDasNov1.1.hap2, whole genome shotgun sequence genome:
TGGAGAGGGGGCAGCCAAAGGGTGCTCCAGGCCCTGGCCTTGCAGTCACGGGCTCAGGGCCGAGGGGCAGTGGGCTGGCAGGTCCCCAAGCTGCCGGTCCCCAGGGAGGCTCAGAGGCTGGCCGCTGCTCGCCTCACTGGcctcctctctgtgtcccttctttCCTCAGGGAGAGCACACTGTCAAGGGAGGCAGCACAGGCCCGGGCTCGCCCATGGGCCCTCCTCGGGACGAGCTGCCGGCACCAGCCGGCCCACTCTCCTAAGCTGCGGGGGCCTGGGAGACGCCATGGTGTtcgggaggggcaggggcagctgcCGGGGGCGTCCGGCAGCGCAGTGTGGCAGCACGGGCCCCCTAGCCATGCTCGGGGCTGCCCTGCTGCTGGTTAGCCTGCCCGGGGGGATCCGCGGCACGGCCAGCGCCAGCCTCGGCCCGGCTCCTGGCCCCCACGGGCCGCCAGCGGGGGCCCACTACCTGAACATCGGGGACGGCTCTGTGACCGAGTTCGAGTTCCCCGAGGAGAGCGAGGGCGTCGTCGTGATCTCCAGCCACTACCCGGGCTGGAGCCCCAGGACGAGGCCCGGCCCCACGCTCAGGGTCACCTCCCTGGACCCCGAGGTGCTGGCCATCAAGAACGTGAGTGCCTTCCACTGGGGCGGCGGGCGCGGCTTCGTGGTGAGTGTGCGCTCGGGCCTGGCGGGGCTGGCCCCGCTGCACATCCAGCTCCTGGACCTGCGGGGGGGCCGGCCCGTGCTGCTCGAGGAGCGGCGAGACTTCCGCATCAGGGTGTCCCCGGCGGAAGACGCCCCCGCCGGCCTCGGCGCCGACCTGGGCCACTTCTCGGAGAACCCCATCCTTTACCTGCTCCTGCCGCTCGTCTTCGTCAACAAGTGCTCGTTCGGGTGCAAGGTGgagctggaggtgctgaaggggCTGCTGCACAGCCCCCAGCCCATGCTGCTGGGCCTGCTGGGCCAGTTCCTGGTCATGCCCTTCTACGCCTTCCTGGTGGCCAAGGCCTTCATGCTGCCCAAGGCCCTGGCGCTGGGCCTGATCATCACCTGCTCGTCGCCCGGTGGCGGGGGCGGCTACCTCTTCAGCCTCCTCCTCGGAGGGGACGTCACCCTGGCCATCTCGATGACCTTCATCTCGACGGTGGCCGCCACCGGCTTGCTGCCCCTGTCCTCCGCCATCTACAGCCACCTGCTCAGCAGCCACGAGACGCTCCACATGCCCATCTCCAAGATCCTGGGGACGCTGCTCTTCATCGCCATCCCCATCGCGGCGGGCGTGGCCATCAAGTGCAAGCTGCCCAAGTTCTCCCAGCTGCTGCTGCACGTCATCAAGCCCTTCAGCTTCGTGCTCCTGGTGGGCGGCCTCTTcctggcctaccacatgggcatcTTCATCCTGGTGGGCGTCCGCGTCCCCATCGTGCTGGCGGGCCTCACGGTGCCCCTGGCGGGCCTCCTGGTGGGCTACTGCCTGGCCCGGTGCCTGAAGCTGCCCGAGGCCCAGCGGCGGACGGTCAGCATCGAGGTCGGGGTGCAGAACAGCCTGCTGGCCTTGGCCGTGCTGCAGCTGTCCTTCCGCCGCCTGCAGGCCGACTACGCCTCCCAGGCCCCCTTCATCGTGGCGCTGAGCGGCACCTCGGAGATGCTGGCGGTGGTCATCGGCCACTTCATCTACAGCAGCCTGTTCCCGGTGCCCTGAGCCCCGCCCCCAGGGCCAAGCTTCTGCCGCCCGGAGCCccacgcccccctccccccacagttcTCGTGTACCAAAGGCCTTTAGTTCTGATGCACTatgcactcaaaaaaaaaaaaaaaaaaaaaa
Encoded here:
- the SLC10A3 gene encoding P3 protein translates to MVFGRGRGSCRGRPAAQCGSTGPLAMLGAALLLVSLPGGIRGTASASLGPAPGPHGPPAGAHYLNIGDGSVTEFEFPEESEGVVVISSHYPGWSPRTRPGPTLRVTSLDPEVLAIKNVSAFHWGGGRGFVVSVRSGLAGLAPLHIQLLDLRGGRPVLLEERRDFRIRVSPAEDAPAGLGADLGHFSENPILYLLLPLVFVNKCSFGCKVELEVLKGLLHSPQPMLLGLLGQFLVMPFYAFLVAKAFMLPKALALGLIITCSSPGGGGGYLFSLLLGGDVTLAISMTFISTVAATGLLPLSSAIYSHLLSSHETLHMPISKILGTLLFIAIPIAAGVAIKCKLPKFSQLLLHVIKPFSFVLLVGGLFLAYHMGIFILVGVRVPIVLAGLTVPLAGLLVGYCLARCLKLPEAQRRTVSIEVGVQNSLLALAVLQLSFRRLQADYASQAPFIVALSGTSEMLAVVIGHFIYSSLFPVP